Proteins co-encoded in one Granulicella cerasi genomic window:
- a CDS encoding class I SAM-dependent methyltransferase — protein MEQNRSFDVFEATAANYDRERMKLIPGHQRLYAAALSLIPPAAKTIVDLGAGTGLFSAMVHRALPNAQLHMIDFSPRMLEQARERLGDADNLRYITADYSADPLPSSACAVVSSMSIHHLDDEAKQRLFARIYETLKPHGVFINVDHIAGHTPELEAIYQQRWLTAIRAEGATEQQVSDSLYRQQEDRRVSIATQLQWMRDAGFAHVDCWHKDNSFAVLCGTRL, from the coding sequence ATGGAACAGAATCGCTCATTCGACGTCTTCGAAGCCACAGCCGCCAACTACGATCGCGAGCGTATGAAGCTTATTCCCGGCCACCAGCGCCTGTACGCCGCCGCGCTCTCGCTGATCCCGCCCGCTGCGAAGACCATCGTGGATCTCGGCGCCGGCACCGGTCTTTTCTCCGCGATGGTGCACCGCGCGTTGCCGAACGCACAGCTCCACATGATCGACTTCTCGCCGCGCATGCTTGAGCAAGCCCGCGAACGTCTCGGCGATGCCGACAACCTGCGCTACATCACCGCAGACTATAGCGCCGATCCGCTACCTTCGTCCGCTTGCGCCGTCGTCTCCTCCATGTCGATCCACCACCTTGACGACGAGGCGAAGCAGAGGCTCTTCGCGCGCATTTACGAGACGCTCAAGCCCCATGGCGTCTTCATAAACGTCGACCACATCGCCGGCCACACGCCGGAGCTGGAAGCGATCTACCAGCAACGCTGGCTCACGGCCATCCGTGCCGAAGGCGCCACCGAGCAGCAGGTCAGCGACTCGCTGTATCGCCAGCAGGAAGACCGTCGCGTCTCCATTGCCACACAGCTTCAGTGGATGCGTGACGCAGGCTTTGCGCATGTAGACTGCTGGCACAAGGACAACTCCTTCGCGGTGCTATGCGGTACACGTCTCTAA
- a CDS encoding BPL-N domain-containing protein, giving the protein MNWTRGVLFALSAFTTVSMAQEAAKPETKPIRVAVYDDKGSPRTPRDFARVFGDDTIHFQLANVTAEQIRAGALKDFDVIVQGGGGSKSQAEQLQPEGREAIREFVRNGGGYLGICAGAYLAASDKDYQLKILNARVVDREHWARGRGDVELGYSRVGMEQDGQTKNKPIVMYHQGPLLAPDDAKDLPPYTMVAQFDSEVALKGAPHGVMVGTTAMASGQFGSGRVFVISPHPEQTPGHEDMVKHAVEWVAKRR; this is encoded by the coding sequence ATGAATTGGACCAGGGGCGTACTGTTTGCGCTGAGCGCTTTTACGACCGTGTCTATGGCGCAGGAGGCCGCAAAGCCGGAGACCAAACCGATCCGCGTAGCGGTCTACGACGACAAGGGGAGCCCACGTACACCGCGTGATTTCGCACGCGTCTTCGGGGATGACACGATTCACTTTCAGCTTGCGAACGTGACCGCTGAACAGATTCGTGCGGGTGCGTTGAAGGACTTTGACGTGATCGTGCAGGGCGGCGGCGGATCGAAGTCGCAGGCCGAGCAGTTGCAGCCTGAAGGCCGCGAAGCGATTCGCGAGTTCGTGCGCAATGGCGGTGGTTACCTGGGCATCTGCGCAGGCGCGTACCTCGCGGCGTCGGACAAGGATTATCAGCTGAAGATATTGAACGCGCGTGTGGTGGATCGTGAACACTGGGCGCGTGGTCGTGGTGATGTAGAGCTTGGCTATTCGCGCGTGGGCATGGAGCAGGATGGCCAGACGAAGAACAAGCCAATCGTGATGTATCACCAGGGGCCGCTGCTGGCGCCGGATGATGCGAAGGACTTGCCGCCGTACACGATGGTCGCGCAGTTCGACAGCGAAGTGGCGCTGAAGGGCGCGCCGCATGGCGTGATGGTCGGCACCACAGCGATGGCGAGTGGGCAGTTCGGCAGCGGTCGCGTGTTCGTGATCTCACCGCACCCCGAGCAGACGCCGGGTCATGAAGACATGGTGAAGCACGCAGTAGAGTG